Part of the Chlorogloeopsis sp. ULAP01 genome, GTTCCAGAGACGAGATGATTTTACGCGCCTGGGGGTGCATCGTTTCACGTGATTTTCACTTCTTTACTGTCGGTAGTTGTGTGCATGAGTTTTTAGGAGTAGTTAACATAATTCGTAATTTTTAATTAGAAAGTAGTGATTACGAACTACGAAATCCTATGGTTTAAGCTAATCGTTGGTTGAGGGCATTCTCAACTTGATAAGTCCCAAGGGTGCAGTTAGAATCGAGTGGGAATATGGGAAATTCGGGGAAGTTATTCATGGTTTTTGTTACTGTGCACAGCACCATTACTCCTTCTCTCCCCTTTTTTTCTTGATTGTAGTAATAACTGATTATTTTAAATTCGTTATTGCCTGCTTCAAATCTCTTTCCTGCAAATTGGTAGATAGCCTTTTTCCAATCGGGTTGCCAGCACATTAGAGTATCTATCGCCTTTTGTCTAAAGTCTGCTTTATCAATATGAGCAAGTATATTCAATATGCAATATTCTTTTTTGGCGATAACTTCACGGGCATAATTAATTAGCCAGTACTCTGCTTCTTGGAGAATGGCTTTTGATTCTCTGTTTAGGCATACTTCGTCATGGCTTTTTGCCATTACATATGCCCGTTGCTCAAAAATCATGCCGTTGAATCGCATTTTTAAATCAGATGGATAATACGTCATTAAATCAGCTAGTTCATTACTAATTGCTGGTAGGGGATATTTAATTAGAGGGCAAATTTTAACTTGATATCCCAATTTGACTGATTGATTAATTATGAGGTGAATATCTGATGCAGGAATGAAATCACCCAACTGATAGTTTGTATCTGTTAGTAAATATGCTGGTGCATGAATAATTTGGAATTTTTGGGGTGATTTTTCGCAGTCAGGAACTAACTCTACGTACATAACACTAACAAAAAGACTTTGCTTTAGCTAGCGTTAGTTTATGTCGTAGTTTTATTAATGCAGTATCGTATGTTAGTTTTTATAAACTGTTATTTAACTGTTTCATGAAAATTTTACTCTCTATATAAAATAGAAAGTAAAACCATTTTTTTAGAGAGTTTGTACCTGTTGTTGGATTAAATATTGAAGTATAGATAATCCAACTTGTTTGGAGATTGCCGTGTTATCATCAGGACACCTATAGATAACAGTACAGTTTGAACATCCGTGCTTGCATGGGCAATTTTCTACTAAAAACTGTGCCTTAGATATAGCTTTTTCCAGGTATTGAAATAGCGTATCGCACATTCCAGTTCCCCCTTCAACTGTGTCGAAGAAGTAGCCGACTAAATTAGGTTGCCTTGGTTCCTCATGTAGTATGAAATCGATATCCTTACTACTGGCTCCATGTTCAACTAGCGGAAGGGCTAGCATCAGTTGATGCGCTAAACTGTGGATGCAAATATCGGTTTCCTTGTATTCAAATAACTCTCTTTCCTCCCTGGAGATGTATTTCTGGTTCTTGATTACCGACCTAATTTGGTCTACCTTTGATTTGAATAAATTTTTTGCTTCCAGGTCTATTTCAACTTCCAGACAAGTTGTAGAATAGCTAATAGTTAAAGCTTCCTTGTACGGTACTTCTTCTACTAGCTGGATGATGTCTCTTTCTGTTAGTTGACTATTGCATATGGAACAGTTTTCTAATTTGCTTGCTAGGAATTGATTGTGATTTCTACAATCTCGATTCGGACAAGTCCATCTCAACTCCCGGTTGTATAACTTGTATCCTGATACTGACTCTGAAATTTTACATATTTTGGGAGTAAGTTTTATTACTCCTTTTGATAGTTGAATTAACTTTTCTTCGCCTGTTGTTTTGACTTCTTCAAATCTAATTGCTCCTTGAGGACGGGTAAATAGGTTTGTTTGGGATGTTGGTTTAAGAAAGGCTTGTCCCTCCTTGATTTTGAGTTCTAATGACCGATACCAAACGGGGTTGCCATCAAAATCTTGTGCTATGTAAATTGCATCAGGGTGTACCTCCCTCAACGCAGAATTTACAGCACTTTGTTCAAATTCTTCTCCAGTCGAGGTGTTGATATAGTCGATGTTGTTGCTTCTGCTTCCCCTAATTTTGATATCACCGTGTATGTAGCCCAAATGGCGGGCGCACGCTAGCTTGTTATTAAAGCTGTACACAAGCTTTTTGTCTTCAAGTAGTTGGTTTGCGATCGCAACTCCCACTTGTCCGAAATGCTTGGCAATTTGGTTGATTGTCGGGCGTGATTCTTTGCAGCAGGCTAGGATATGTGCTTGTAGTAGGTTTTCAAAATTGGGATTGAAGTTGATTACCTCCGGTGGGTCAATCAATAACCGTTCGGGGTGGTTTGAATAGTATGAGTCTAGGATTGATTGCCTGGAAGGGATAAATACTATCAAGCCTTCTTCCTTCCTACCAGCACGACCAGCCCTTTGGCGGAAGGAGAGGATGCTGCCGGGATACTTACAAATGAGTACGGCATCAATGCACCCCAGGTCAAGACCCGCCTCAAGTGCAGACGTTGAGACTATAAATTTAACATCTCCAGATTTTATATCCGCAATGATTTTTCTCCTTTGATTGTTTTTCAAATTGGCGTAGAATGCAGAGATAGTATTTTTGAGGTGAGGTAGTCCATTTTCAACTAATATTTTGCGAATTGTTTGGGTTAGGGTTTTGACCGTTTCGCGACTATCGCAAAAGCATATTCCAACCACGTCTTTACTAACAAGTAAAGCTGCTATTTGGGCGGTTGTGTACAGAACACTATTTTGGGGCTTGAGACTGATAAAAGTGGTTTGAGCTTTTCTTGCCCCACTTTGACTAATAACCGTAAGATTTTCCCTCCGATTGGAAATCTTTTGGGCTATCTCTTGACTATTGTTTATAGTAGCTGAGGCATAAATGTATTTTAGTTGTGATAAATTGCCTCCTGCTTGTTCTATTATTA contains:
- a CDS encoding DEAD/DEAH box helicase, whose product is MSNRPEWLQPSRSIYSRQHGIIQVSAIIGDNLYFRKGVISQTIFNWEEEIKKGNLSQIQDTPSSKSFIYQEIATDIEGRNKLAYCDVIPEQAANLEPIPDSIHSAVNNAINQLGINQLYSHQIEAWEAYNQGNDIILETPTSSGKSISFLLPVIHECFKGNSCIIFFNLKALAFDQEEKIREFVNLLPESIRPAILNINGDTPSQERKKLYTHKPSIICVTPDVWHHELNNYQFDNYNFVETLRKISIIVVDELHFYSGIFGANFALLNRRTQLIIEQAGGNLSQLKYIYASATINNSQEIAQKISNRRENLTVISQSGARKAQTTFISLKPQNSVLYTTAQIAALLVSKDVVGICFCDSRETVKTLTQTIRKILVENGLPHLKNTISAFYANLKNNQRRKIIADIKSGDVKFIVSTSALEAGLDLGCIDAVLICKYPGSILSFRQRAGRAGRKEEGLIVFIPSRQSILDSYYSNHPERLLIDPPEVINFNPNFENLLQAHILACCKESRPTINQIAKHFGQVGVAIANQLLEDKKLVYSFNNKLACARHLGYIHGDIKIRGSRSNNIDYINTSTGEEFEQSAVNSALREVHPDAIYIAQDFDGNPVWYRSLELKIKEGQAFLKPTSQTNLFTRPQGAIRFEEVKTTGEEKLIQLSKGVIKLTPKICKISESVSGYKLYNRELRWTCPNRDCRNHNQFLASKLENCSICNSQLTERDIIQLVEEVPYKEALTISYSTTCLEVEIDLEAKNLFKSKVDQIRSVIKNQKYISREERELFEYKETDICIHSLAHQLMLALPLVEHGASSKDIDFILHEEPRQPNLVGYFFDTVEGGTGMCDTLFQYLEKAISKAQFLVENCPCKHGCSNCTVIYRCPDDNTAISKQVGLSILQYLIQQQVQTL